The DNA region cttggagtactgtgtccagttctggtctcctcactataggaaggatgtggaagccttggaaagggtacagaggagatttaccaggatgctgcctggtttagagagtatggattatgatcagagattaagggcgctagggctttactctttggagagaaggaggatgagaggagacatgatagaggtgtacaagataataagaggaatagatagagtggatagccagcacctcttccccacggcaccactgctcaatacaggaggacatggctttaaggtaaggggtggaaagttcaagggggatattagaggaaggttttttactcagagagcggttggtgcatggaatgcactgcctgagtcagtggtggaggcagatacactagtgaagtttaagggtctactagacaggtatatggaggaatttaaggtgggggcttatatgggaggcagagtttgaggattggcacaacattgtgggccgaagggcctgtactgtgctgtactattctatgttctaacccaagcctcgaggatcccaagccaagccccgagaacccaagcctcgaggatcccaacccaagcctcgagaacccaagcctcgaggatcccaagccaagctcaagacccaagaccccagcctgcagccaagctcaagacccaagaccccagcctgcagccaagcctaAGACACTAGACTGCAGCCACAtcttgtcctgaagccatgtcatgtctttgcctggttctggggtccgagcccgaggcaagacccaggttctgggtccttgtccagtctcgggctcagagtcgaagccttgtctgctagtccatggtttctagtcctggtcccgctttccctagaccaagtctgcgttcttgtccctgctccttgcctgtatcctgtcatgtccctactccagtcaagtcctgctccttgtacttcagtgtctgtgtctcgcattggggtccgttcccagcaccccattgtgacatatCTGCTATATCCAAATAACTTCAGAATTCCTGAATCCCTAACACTGGTTGTATATTGAGAGATGTTAAATATGAATATAATTTTTCTTGCAATATGATTTTACTGAAAAGCTCTGAATACCAAAGCTTGATATATTGAAATTTCATACATTAGCAAGTCCATTTTGGACAAAACCACCCTTCAGGAACAATGTGTGAAAGAATTAATCTCCCATTAGCTAAAAATCATGAAAATTATTTACACCTTAATCGTCCAACAGAAttgatgtttaattttttttttaaaagtatttcATTCATCTTGGAGTTGCACAGCATATGAAATATTCAAATCTAACTGAATTATAAAAGTGATTGTACATCATGTTAGTTATCAGTGTGTGGGAATTCTGCAAATCCTGCTCAGCATGAACCCTTTTGAAAATGAGATCATTGCATCTCAGCTGGAGTTTAAGACTCACATGACATCACTCAAGTTTAGTGTTCAGCAAATGTACCTGGGACAGAGAGTAGAAAGTTCATTTACTGATGTGGTAATTATAATTCTGAGATTCAGAGATACCATCTCCAAGTGGATGGGCTTTGGCTGAGAATTACCTGCTAACTTGGATAAACTCATAAAAAGCACACTCTCCAACAGCAGTGAGTACTGGAAAGAAACCAGACATCCGAGAATGACAGAGAATGCAGTGATATATATAGCTATCAAGAAATGGTTGGGCAAATAATGGCTTACTAGGCacaaaaataaaaaagttttGATTACATAAACAAACCTAACTTAGTTTTCAATATTTATAGATAAATCTTCTTTTGTATAATTGATTCAAGCATTTATAAATTCCAATCATATTTCTATACATAAACATCAATATTTGATTGAGGTTCTATGGATTAAGTGCAGAAATAATATTCCTGAATTAATTTCTAAGAAGTGAAAAGATCACATTAATCAGCCTTTTTTGTAGAAACAATATTCCTGAATTAGTGTCTAAGTGAAAAGACCGCTTTAATCAGCCTTTTGCTTTATTTTCTTCCATGCAATGTGACAAAGTTTCTTCAGTGTTACAGCCACCAACACTGTGACCATGAGGAACATGGACAACAGAAAAACTATCACATCCACACAATAGTAAGTGTACCAGGGCAGCTGGTAGGATTCAGAGCGTAAATGCCCTGCTCCTTTGTGTCGGGCAACATACTCAATCCAGAAAATGGCTCGCTTCATTGGCGACTCTGGTTGATCCCGGTGGAGAGCAGAGAGTTTCTTCATGTTGTCCCGGTAGAATGTGCCATTTATCACCTCATTAAGTGCCTGCAATAGATCTGTTGAATGCATGGTTGCAACATTAAGCACCTTTGCTGCACCTCGGGATTCAAGTCGAATAAAATTGTCATGCTGGTCTAAAATTAGAGGCATACCAATCACTGGTACCCTGTGGTAGATGGCCTCGTAAATGCCATTGGTACCACCATGAGAAATGAAGACTCGTGTGTTGGGGTGTCCCAGAAGGTCGTTCTGAGGGATCCATTTTGTCAGTAGTGTATTATTACCTATATTGGGAGGGATTTCCCCATCATATCTCCAAATAACCTTCTGGGGTACTTGAGCGAATGCCTCAGCTATTTCCATTGCAATCTGCATTGGCAAAGAAATAAAAGCGGATCCCAACGACATCACAATAATTCCATGCTTCCCTGTGTTTTCAACAATCTCTTCAAAGTCTGCTGCTAGTGGTTGGGCTGGTTTACACTGGAAGCCTCCAATGTACACAATATTTGGCATGGTGGGTCTTGGGAATCCAAATACAAAATCGACTCTTATCAGCCACACATCAGCCCTCAGCAGAATTGTCTTGATATCTGTGTCTGGTCCCAAATATCGATGACAGAGCTCATTGTAGCTGCGATAAATGGTAAGCTCTAAAATGGATAGGTGGATTAGACTTAGGATGAAGTTTTGTGTTCTTTGAAGAAAGGACATTTTGTCAGTCAGGTGTGAGCTAGAGATTGGGACATAAGAAGGGGGGGATGGGGCAAAAAGAAAGTGAGCCTCATCAAAGTCTAAGCATCGAACATTATACACCAAGGGAAGTTTTAAATAATAAGCAAGCATTGATCCAGTAGCAAAAAAAGGGTCTGTAAGCACCAGGTCAAAGTTTGTCTTTTCAAGTTGGTTAAGCaatgttttgttttgaaaaatttcACTAATAAACCAATGAATCACCTTATGACAGTTCTGCATAAAACGTACATTTTCTAATTGGAACTCAATATTGTCTCTGAAGCTCCACCCATCCTGTGCAAGCTGCAGTGCTCTTTGAAGACTTATTCCAACTACATCTACCATTTCAATGTTTTTCATTGGAACTGCAATATATTGATATAGCTCGGGTCTTTCTGTGATGTACCAACTTTTCTCAAGATAAAGTACTGTGAAGTTGTGTCCACGAGGTTTCAGTTCCTCCAAGAGAATTCTCATATTGATCCAATGACTTCCATCAACAGGTACAACTAATATATTAGCTGACTGAGTGATGGGACAATGCAAACTGATGATAATACCAAAGACAAATGGGACAAGTGCTCGGCTTTTCCATCCAGAACCTTCCATATTAAGAGGAATATCCAAAACCTGTTGAAGAATGGAAAAGAAATACTGTTAACAAAACATCAATTTGTTATTCAATAGTGCTTTATCTGGACACCATAACCAAGTTAGTCCTGTGGTTAGATCGAGTTAACGTAAGTATTCTTATGCCTTGGAAGTGGTGTTGTGAACCCTTTGGATCAGCGTGTGGCCCCAAGCCTGTACACTCTACTTCACCTGAATATCAATAATGTACCGAATAGTGTACTGGTCCCTTTTACCTGTTAATTTCTCCCTGAAGAATTTTTTGTGCTGCTTATTGATAACTGCAGGTTTCTTTTGCAACCTTGTGCTATTTAGGTTAAATGTGCTAGTTACTcgttcattctttttttttatatatatataatttttattgagttttgaagtgatacatgagaaaagaatatctaccctccccctccccttaaccctccccccccgatatatactcctacctaaaaagaaaagatAAAAAAAGAAACCGCCTGActattggaaggtttgcacatgctccatgggataaaaataaatttaatatatatttgttactttcccccaaggaacccagatcttcatcatcggagctataaataagggctccaaatattcaaaaatgttacatatttatctcttaaaatctaaaacattatttAGCTTCTCAACTttcatagttccctggggaatctctttgaacttcaccatgttgctatgtgtttccctcccaatcatccaggcaaaaagaaaaaaaatagatgatacaaaaaaagaaaaaacaaaatacccccccactaatgttgtgaatgaaaagatacacaacactacccccctccattgtgcgggtcgtggctactgtcacgcttgcacacatgaataacgtagcgaTTGGACAGTGTTTCCTCCAGCTCCCCGTAACAAAAAATTacatatagaaaaaaaattaatgttattattcccagctaatattcctcaaattttaacctttcttcccctccctcatataattaataatatatttatatattcatccgcctaaaaattcaacaggcctaatccttgatccagtcttcatcttcaatctatctcgctcccctAAGTTTggtcttgtatctggtgaatattcaaagaatctcgcacaaactcctccgctttccggtaatcgtcaaaaaatcttttttctccaccaggcaagaaaatcttcaaggttgcaggataacacaATATAagttgataaccgtgatcccatagggcttttttcaatggattaaacttcttctttcttttcaaaagttcataacttatgtcagggtagaaaaaaattttcttcccttctatcatcagtagcctttttctcttcttggcagcttgggcagccacctgtagaatcctttctttgtcttgaaatcttaagaatttgattaaaattgatcgtggatattggtcatcttgtggttttggtctcagagctctatgtacccgctcaatttcaattgatcagtCTTCCTCTTTGatttgcaaggttttcgggatccacctttgaaaaaattctcttggattatctccctctatatCTTCTttgagaccaacaattttaatgttattacatctactaaaattttccaacacgtccactttctccaagagtcgatttctttccatgTTCCAGACAAATACATTatcttctgttttttccactctatcgttaatatgctcGATTGTTCtatccatcttctgaagtttcttatccattttatcctgtcttttcatagctttatcatagcacatcttcacgtctctgagctctgttcttaattttcttaattcagccgttaactgcaataaagcctctcttatgtctccatcgtctcctttacttccaatc from Mobula hypostoma chromosome 13, sMobHyp1.1, whole genome shotgun sequence includes:
- the LOC134355719 gene encoding UDP-glucuronosyltransferase 2A1-like isoform X2 — encoded protein: MEGSGWKSRALVPFVFGIIISLHCPITQSANILVVPVDGSHWINMRILLEELKPRGHNFTVLYLEKSWYITERPELYQYIAVPMKNIEMVDVVGISLQRALQLAQDGWSFRDNIEFQLENVRFMQNCHKVIHWFISEIFQNKTLLNQLEKTNFDLVLTDPFFATGSMLAYYLKLPLVYNVRCLDFDEAHFLFAPSPPSYVPISSSHLTDKMSFLQRTQNFILSLIHLSILELTIYRSYNELCHRYLGPDTDIKTILLRADVWLIRVDFVFGFPRPTMPNIVYIGGFQCKPAQPLAADFEEIVENTGKHGIIVMSLGSAFISLPMQIAMEIAEAFAQVPQKVIWRYDGEIPPNIGNNTLLTKWIPQNDLLGHPNTRVFISHGGTNGIYEAIYHRVPVIGMPLILDQHDNFIRLESRGAAKVLNVATMHSTDLLQALNEVINGTFYRDNMKKLSALHRDQPESPMKRAIFWIEYVARHKGAGHLRSESYQLPWYTYYCVDVIVFLLSMFLMVTVLVAVTLKKLCHIAWKKIKQKAD
- the LOC134355719 gene encoding UDP-glucuronosyltransferase 2A1-like isoform X1, producing the protein MGIKKGPTAAMEPRIQVLDIPLNMEGSGWKSRALVPFVFGIIISLHCPITQSANILVVPVDGSHWINMRILLEELKPRGHNFTVLYLEKSWYITERPELYQYIAVPMKNIEMVDVVGISLQRALQLAQDGWSFRDNIEFQLENVRFMQNCHKVIHWFISEIFQNKTLLNQLEKTNFDLVLTDPFFATGSMLAYYLKLPLVYNVRCLDFDEAHFLFAPSPPSYVPISSSHLTDKMSFLQRTQNFILSLIHLSILELTIYRSYNELCHRYLGPDTDIKTILLRADVWLIRVDFVFGFPRPTMPNIVYIGGFQCKPAQPLAADFEEIVENTGKHGIIVMSLGSAFISLPMQIAMEIAEAFAQVPQKVIWRYDGEIPPNIGNNTLLTKWIPQNDLLGHPNTRVFISHGGTNGIYEAIYHRVPVIGMPLILDQHDNFIRLESRGAAKVLNVATMHSTDLLQALNEVINGTFYRDNMKKLSALHRDQPESPMKRAIFWIEYVARHKGAGHLRSESYQLPWYTYYCVDVIVFLLSMFLMVTVLVAVTLKKLCHIAWKKIKQKAD